One window from the genome of Lysobacter helvus encodes:
- a CDS encoding NAD kinase, producing MTGPRLAFLASPADEAQRSLDALVALHGQHAPEDADVLVPLGGDGFMLQTLHRHGGLGKPVFGMKLGTLGFLMNHHREDASSGDALLARIAAAEPAVLRPLEMLAQTESGTSVGSLAYNEVSLLRQTRQAAHLAIVLNGKPRLDELVCDGVLVATAAGSTAYNYSAHGPILPLGSGVIALTPIAPFRPRRWRGALLKADTEVRFRVLDPYKRPVSVTADSHEVRDVVEVSIRESSERTVTLLFDPEHNLEERILSEQFVV from the coding sequence ATGACCGGACCCCGCCTCGCATTCCTCGCCAGTCCCGCCGACGAAGCGCAGCGATCGCTCGATGCGCTCGTCGCGCTGCATGGGCAGCACGCACCGGAAGACGCCGACGTGCTCGTGCCGCTCGGCGGAGACGGATTCATGCTGCAGACGCTGCATCGCCACGGCGGGCTCGGCAAGCCCGTGTTCGGCATGAAGCTGGGCACGCTCGGGTTCCTGATGAACCACCATCGCGAGGACGCCTCGTCCGGCGATGCGTTGCTTGCGCGCATCGCCGCGGCCGAACCTGCCGTGCTGCGCCCGCTGGAAATGCTGGCGCAGACCGAATCCGGCACCAGCGTCGGCTCGCTGGCGTACAACGAAGTCTCGCTGCTGCGCCAGACGCGCCAGGCGGCGCACCTGGCCATCGTGCTCAACGGCAAGCCGCGCCTGGACGAACTGGTGTGCGACGGCGTGCTGGTCGCCACCGCGGCGGGCAGCACCGCCTACAACTATTCCGCGCACGGCCCGATCCTGCCGCTGGGCTCGGGCGTGATCGCGCTGACGCCGATCGCACCGTTCCGCCCGCGGCGCTGGCGCGGTGCACTGCTGAAGGCCGACACCGAAGTGCGCTTCCGCGTGCTCGATCCGTACAAGCGCCCCGTCAGCGTCACCGCCGATTCGCACGAAGTGCGCGACGTCGTCGAAGTGAGCATCCGCGAATCCAGCGAACGCACGGTCACGCTGCTGTTCGACCCGGAGCACAACCTGGAAGAACGGATCCTCAGCGAACAGTTCGTGGTGTGA
- a CDS encoding carboxypeptidase regulatory-like domain-containing protein, producing the protein MRRLGGLVLAAAWLALAPLARAGTLSVAVTDQAGRPVADAVVTVIGPAAPAVRTAPATRTIDQKSLTFMPFVEVLRPGDSVVFHNSDATQHHVYSFSPVKAFEFVVVPGARSTPLVFDKTGIVAVGCNIHDGMISYLYVTDAPFAARTDARGRVAFDALPAGTYDVRVWQPRLPPGRPDLRQKAVTIAGGEAQSLAFPLTLRPDPRRQFDREHTHY; encoded by the coding sequence ATGCGGCGATTGGGAGGACTCGTGCTCGCGGCCGCATGGCTCGCGCTGGCACCGCTCGCGCGGGCCGGCACGTTGTCCGTGGCGGTCACCGACCAGGCCGGCCGACCGGTCGCCGATGCGGTCGTGACCGTGATCGGCCCCGCCGCGCCGGCCGTCCGCACGGCACCCGCCACCCGCACCATCGACCAGAAGTCGCTGACCTTCATGCCCTTCGTCGAAGTGCTGCGGCCGGGCGACAGCGTCGTCTTCCACAACAGCGACGCCACGCAGCACCACGTGTATTCGTTCTCGCCGGTGAAGGCCTTCGAGTTCGTCGTCGTGCCGGGCGCGCGGTCGACGCCGCTGGTGTTCGACAAGACGGGCATCGTCGCGGTGGGCTGCAACATCCACGACGGGATGATCAGTTACCTCTACGTCACCGATGCGCCGTTCGCGGCGCGCACCGATGCGCGCGGGCGCGTGGCGTTCGACGCGCTGCCCGCCGGCACCTACGACGTGCGCGTGTGGCAGCCGCGGCTGCCGCCGGGCCGGCCCGACCTGCGCCAGAAAGCGGTCACGATCGCCGGCGGCGAAGCGCAGTCGCTCGCGTTCCCGCTCACGCTGCGGCCCGATCCGCGCCGCCAGTTCGACCGCGAACACACGCACTACTGA
- a CDS encoding NAD-glutamate dehydrogenase — protein sequence MSTRPKSVQAAKKATSAKTTIAKTQVATPGRDVAVARFDLSPVLEAIRKRVPKARAAEAEAFARSFYARMTRDEYVEHGAEGWAALAAGILDFAATRKPGKANVRLFNTTMKDNGWESPHTVLQILNDDMPFLVDSVTMALAEMGIGVHVLGHPVVLLQRDRAGKLTGVGEGTNESFIHIEIDRQPQAAMAKIEKRVQAVLADVRAIVSDWEEMRTRMLEVAEELPSHRIPVSDAGRAEAQEFLRWAADNHFTFFGYREYTVEKQGKDQVLVAHPESGLGLLRGKDAGAPRPLTSLAAHYMPQSGAVDALILTKTNARATVHRPGYMDYIGVLAFDAKGQPIREQRFLGLYTSSAYNRRPWDIPLVRERYEHVMRESGLRPASHSGKALRHIMETLPRDELFQSTENELYSTAIGILGLQERVRSKLFLRRDRYGRFYSVLVYVPRDRHDTQMRHRIEALLKRELDGEHIDSTVHIGESALAQLHLIVRPRPGSKPVIDEAKLEADLAHIVRDWQDELGDTLARRHGEEMGLKLATRYARALPTGYIEDVSPEVAADDVEHLAALAGADDLRLSLYRSRNGGLRFKFYRLNDDIPLSDALPMMENMGLRVISEHPYRIEADGRVAYIQDFEVEATQADLDIDRLDENFEEAFARIWRGEAENDGFNRLVLLAGLSWRQVAMLRGYSKYLLQIGVPFSQAYVEATFTRYPLLVRLLVELFEARFDPATGKESKAAIKQGMERFGAQLQALLANDAAALNAVQPVIEARAGTREQQVDATHAALIGLMDRVSSLDDDRILRSFIGVIDATLRTSYYIQYKDGLRKDGGPADYVAFKLDSAQVPDLPKPRPYREIFVYGPRVEGIHLRFGPVARGGLRWSDRREDFRTEVLGLVKAQMVKNTVIVPVGSKGGFYCKQLPDPATNRDAWFAEGQACYKRFINGLLDVTDNLAPDGKILHPDNVVRHDADDPYLVVAADKGTATFSDIANGIARAHGFWLDDAFASGGSVGYDHKGMGITARGAWESVKRHFNAMGRDCQTQDFTCVGIGDMSGDVFGNGMLLSKHIRLVAAFDHRHIFLDPNPDAAKTFKERERVFKLPRSSWDDYDKALISKGGGVYPRSAKSIPVSPEIRAALGIEGDATSLSPNDLMSAILKAPVDLLWNGGIGTYVKASSESNADVGDRANNLLRVNGEQLRCKMVGEGGNLGMTQLGRVEAAQHGVLLNTDFIDNSAGVDTSDHEVNIKILLNAQVQKKKLTYEARNTLLAQMTDEVGLLVLNDNYRQNQALSLMERMSLTRMGSKQHFIRTLESQGLLDRQIEFLPTDKEIAERKARGQGLTRPELAVLLSYSKLVLYPQLLNSDVPEDAYLSKELVRYFPKPLQDKYAKGMEDHRLKREIIATAVTNSMVNRMGATFTLRMQEDSGRSPAEIAKAFTITREALDAREMWAQIDALGGKVPESVQVDALQVIWNLQRAFTRWLLSRPGAIPDIATAVGRYHDGVRDIRAGERILPDPQRPAYEASILEWQAKGLPAALADQLAALPYLEPTPDIIELARERKLKPVDVAKVHFRLGDALRLPWLLQQIDALTVDGRWHAVARGVLREELGQQQRILVGQVLTMPGATPDAKVRHWLERDDASLRFTLSMLNELAAQKTLDYPTASVAVQRLQQLASRG from the coding sequence ATGAGCACCCGTCCCAAGTCCGTCCAGGCCGCCAAGAAAGCGACCTCCGCCAAGACGACGATTGCGAAAACCCAAGTGGCCACCCCGGGCCGCGACGTCGCCGTCGCGCGCTTCGATCTCTCGCCGGTGCTGGAGGCGATCCGCAAGCGCGTGCCGAAGGCACGCGCGGCGGAAGCCGAAGCGTTCGCGCGCAGCTTCTATGCGCGCATGACCCGCGACGAATACGTCGAGCACGGCGCCGAAGGCTGGGCCGCGCTGGCCGCGGGCATCCTCGACTTCGCCGCCACGCGCAAGCCGGGCAAGGCCAACGTCCGCCTGTTCAACACCACGATGAAGGACAACGGTTGGGAATCGCCGCACACCGTGCTGCAGATCCTCAACGACGACATGCCCTTCCTCGTCGACTCGGTGACGATGGCGCTCGCCGAGATGGGCATCGGCGTGCACGTGCTCGGCCATCCGGTGGTGCTGCTGCAGCGCGACCGCGCCGGCAAGCTCACCGGCGTGGGCGAGGGCACCAACGAGTCCTTCATCCACATCGAGATCGACCGCCAGCCGCAGGCGGCGATGGCGAAGATCGAAAAGCGCGTGCAGGCCGTGCTGGCCGACGTGCGCGCGATCGTGTCCGACTGGGAAGAGATGCGTACGCGCATGCTCGAAGTCGCCGAGGAACTGCCGTCGCACCGCATCCCGGTGTCCGACGCCGGCCGCGCCGAGGCGCAGGAATTCCTGCGCTGGGCCGCCGACAACCATTTCACCTTCTTCGGCTACCGCGAATACACGGTGGAGAAGCAGGGCAAGGACCAGGTGCTGGTCGCGCATCCGGAGTCGGGCCTGGGCCTGCTGCGCGGCAAGGACGCCGGCGCGCCGCGCCCGCTCACCTCGCTGGCCGCGCATTACATGCCGCAGTCCGGCGCCGTCGATGCGCTCATCCTCACCAAGACCAACGCGCGTGCCACCGTGCATCGCCCGGGCTACATGGATTACATCGGCGTGCTCGCGTTCGACGCGAAGGGCCAGCCGATCCGCGAACAGCGCTTCCTCGGCCTGTACACCTCCAGCGCGTACAACCGCCGCCCGTGGGACATCCCGCTGGTGCGCGAGCGCTACGAACACGTGATGCGCGAATCGGGCCTGCGCCCGGCCAGCCACAGCGGCAAGGCGCTGCGCCACATCATGGAAACGCTGCCGCGCGACGAGCTGTTCCAGTCCACCGAGAACGAGCTGTACTCCACGGCGATCGGCATCCTGGGCCTGCAGGAGCGCGTGCGCAGCAAGCTGTTCCTGCGCCGCGACCGCTACGGGCGGTTCTATTCGGTGCTGGTGTACGTGCCGCGCGACCGCCACGACACGCAGATGCGCCATCGCATCGAAGCGCTGCTCAAGCGCGAACTCGACGGCGAGCACATCGACAGCACCGTGCACATCGGCGAATCGGCGCTCGCGCAGCTGCACCTCATCGTGCGTCCGCGCCCGGGCTCCAAGCCGGTGATCGACGAGGCGAAGCTGGAAGCCGACCTCGCCCACATCGTGCGCGACTGGCAGGACGAACTCGGCGACACGCTGGCCAGGCGCCACGGCGAGGAAATGGGCCTCAAGCTCGCCACGCGCTACGCCCGCGCGCTGCCCACCGGCTACATCGAAGACGTCAGCCCCGAAGTGGCGGCCGACGACGTCGAGCACCTGGCCGCGCTGGCCGGTGCCGACGACCTGCGCCTGTCGCTGTACCGCTCGCGCAACGGCGGCCTGCGCTTCAAGTTCTACCGCCTCAACGACGACATCCCGCTGTCCGATGCGCTCCCGATGATGGAGAACATGGGCCTGCGCGTGATTTCCGAACACCCGTACCGCATCGAAGCCGACGGCCGCGTCGCCTACATCCAGGACTTCGAGGTCGAAGCCACGCAGGCCGACCTCGACATCGATCGCCTCGACGAGAACTTCGAGGAAGCCTTCGCGCGCATCTGGCGCGGCGAAGCGGAGAACGACGGCTTCAACCGCCTCGTGCTGCTGGCCGGCCTGTCCTGGCGCCAGGTCGCGATGCTGCGCGGCTATTCGAAGTACCTGCTGCAGATCGGCGTGCCGTTCTCGCAGGCGTACGTCGAAGCCACGTTCACGCGTTATCCGCTGCTGGTGCGCCTGCTGGTCGAACTGTTCGAAGCGCGCTTCGATCCGGCGACGGGCAAGGAATCCAAGGCCGCGATCAAGCAGGGCATGGAACGCTTCGGCGCGCAGCTGCAGGCGTTGCTCGCCAACGACGCCGCCGCGCTCAACGCCGTGCAGCCGGTGATCGAAGCCCGCGCCGGCACGCGCGAGCAGCAGGTCGACGCCACGCACGCGGCGCTGATCGGTCTGATGGACCGCGTGTCCAGCCTCGACGACGACCGCATCCTGCGCAGCTTCATCGGCGTCATCGACGCCACGCTGCGCACCAGCTACTACATCCAGTACAAGGACGGCCTGCGCAAGGACGGCGGCCCGGCCGACTACGTCGCCTTCAAGCTCGATTCGGCGCAGGTGCCGGACCTGCCGAAGCCGCGCCCGTACCGCGAGATCTTCGTCTATGGCCCGCGCGTGGAAGGCATCCACCTGCGCTTCGGCCCGGTGGCGCGCGGCGGCCTGCGCTGGTCGGATCGCCGCGAAGACTTCCGCACCGAAGTCCTGGGCCTGGTGAAGGCGCAGATGGTGAAGAACACCGTCATCGTGCCGGTGGGTTCGAAGGGCGGCTTCTACTGCAAGCAACTGCCGGACCCGGCGACCAACCGCGATGCATGGTTCGCCGAAGGACAGGCCTGCTACAAGCGTTTCATCAACGGCCTGCTGGACGTCACCGACAACCTCGCGCCGGACGGCAAGATCCTGCATCCCGACAACGTGGTGCGCCACGATGCGGACGATCCGTACCTGGTCGTCGCGGCGGACAAGGGCACGGCCACGTTCTCCGACATCGCCAACGGGATCGCGCGCGCGCACGGCTTCTGGCTGGACGACGCCTTCGCCTCCGGCGGCTCGGTCGGTTACGACCACAAGGGCATGGGCATCACCGCGCGCGGTGCGTGGGAATCGGTGAAGCGCCACTTCAACGCCATGGGCCGCGACTGCCAGACGCAGGACTTCACGTGCGTGGGCATCGGCGACATGTCGGGCGACGTGTTCGGCAACGGCATGCTGCTGTCGAAGCACATCCGCCTGGTGGCCGCGTTCGACCACCGCCACATTTTCCTGGACCCCAATCCGGATGCGGCGAAGACGTTCAAGGAACGCGAGCGCGTGTTCAAGCTCCCGCGTTCGAGCTGGGACGACTACGACAAGGCGCTGATCAGCAAGGGCGGCGGCGTGTATCCGCGCAGCGCGAAATCGATCCCGGTGTCGCCGGAAATCCGCGCGGCGCTCGGCATCGAAGGCGATGCGACTTCGCTCAGCCCGAATGACCTGATGTCGGCGATCCTCAAGGCGCCGGTCGACCTGCTGTGGAACGGCGGCATCGGCACCTACGTCAAGGCGTCGAGCGAGTCCAATGCCGACGTCGGCGACCGCGCCAACAACCTGCTGCGCGTCAACGGCGAACAGTTGCGCTGCAAGATGGTGGGCGAGGGCGGCAACCTGGGCATGACGCAACTGGGCCGCGTGGAAGCGGCGCAGCACGGCGTGCTGCTCAACACCGACTTCATCGACAACTCGGCGGGCGTGGACACGTCCGACCACGAGGTCAACATCAAGATCCTGCTCAATGCGCAGGTGCAGAAGAAGAAGCTCACGTACGAGGCGCGCAACACGTTGCTGGCGCAGATGACCGACGAAGTCGGCCTGCTGGTGCTCAACGACAACTACCGCCAGAACCAGGCGCTCAGCCTGATGGAGCGCATGAGCCTGACGCGCATGGGCTCCAAGCAGCACTTCATCCGCACGCTGGAATCGCAGGGCCTGCTGGATCGCCAGATCGAGTTCCTGCCGACCGACAAGGAGATCGCCGAGCGCAAGGCGCGCGGCCAGGGCCTGACGCGTCCGGAGCTGGCGGTGCTGCTGTCGTACTCCAAGCTCGTGCTGTATCCGCAGCTGCTCAACTCCGACGTGCCGGAAGACGCGTACCTGTCGAAGGAACTGGTGCGTTACTTCCCGAAGCCCCTGCAGGACAAGTACGCCAAGGGCATGGAAGACCATCGCCTGAAGCGCGAGATCATCGCCACCGCGGTGACCAACTCGATGGTCAACCGCATGGGCGCCACGTTCACCCTGCGCATGCAGGAAGACAGCGGGCGTTCGCCGGCGGAGATCGCCAAGGCCTTCACCATCACGCGCGAAGCGCTGGATGCGCGCGAGATGTGGGCGCAGATCGATGCGCTCGGCGGCAAGGTGCCGGAGTCGGTGCAGGTCGATGCGCTGCAGGTGATCTGGAACCTGCAACGCGCGTTCACGCGCTGGCTGCTCTCGCGCCCCGGTGCGATCCCGGACATCGCGACCGCGGTGGGCCGCTACCACGACGGCGTGCGCGACATCCGCGCGGGCGAGCGCATCCTCCCGGATCCGCAGCGTCCCGCGTACGAGGCGAGCATCCTGGAATGGCAGGCGAAGGGCTTGCCGGCCGCGCTCGCCGACCAGCTGGCCGCGCTGCCGTACCTGGAACCCACGCCCGACATCATCGAACTGGCGCGCGAGCGCAAGCTCAAGCCGGTGGACGTGGCGAAGGTGCACTTCCGCCTCGGCGACGCGCTGCGCCTGCCGTGGCTGTTGCAGCAGATCGATGCGCTCACCGTCGATGGCCGCTGGCATGCGGTGGCGCGCGGCGTGCTGCGCGAGGAACTGGGCCAGCAGCAGCGCATCCTCGTCGGCCAGGTGCTGACGATGCCGGGCGCGACGCCGGATGCGAAGGTGCGCCACTGGCTGGAGCGCGACGACGCCTCGCTGCGCTTCACCCTGTCGATGCTCAACGAGCTCGCGGCGCAGAAGACGCTGGACTATCCGACCGCCTCGGTCGCGGTGCAGCGCCTGCAGCAGCTGGCTTCGCGCGGCTGA
- a CDS encoding EamA family transporter → MKPIDRALGILVTILWGSNFSVIGVGLQSLDPFLLAALRFTFTALPLVLFVRRPANIGLPVLAAYGLLFGVGLWWVVNVAMAQGMSPGLSSLVLQFSAFFTIVLSAWVFRERLGRWQWAGMVVATTGLSAMIASTEASGTRVGIALVLFAAVCWSLCNLLVKRHRPADMLAFVAWSSVFSAPALLVLAWWSQGSAPFVALGDRLDGRAIFSVLFQAWVTTLFGYWVWNTLMKRYPAATVAPLSLLVPVSGLVTSWWVFDEHLSPATWCAVGVVLVGIALFLLAGRLRQPA, encoded by the coding sequence ATGAAGCCCATCGATCGCGCCCTGGGCATCCTCGTCACGATCCTCTGGGGCAGCAACTTTTCCGTCATCGGCGTGGGCTTGCAGTCCCTCGACCCATTCCTGCTCGCGGCGTTGCGATTCACGTTCACCGCGTTGCCGCTGGTGCTCTTCGTTCGTCGGCCCGCCAACATTGGATTGCCGGTGTTGGCGGCCTACGGCCTGCTGTTCGGCGTCGGCCTGTGGTGGGTGGTCAACGTTGCGATGGCGCAGGGCATGTCGCCGGGGCTGTCGTCCCTCGTCCTGCAATTCAGTGCCTTCTTCACGATCGTGCTGAGTGCATGGGTCTTCCGCGAGCGGCTGGGACGCTGGCAATGGGCAGGGATGGTGGTCGCGACGACGGGGCTGAGCGCGATGATCGCCAGCACGGAGGCGTCCGGGACCCGCGTCGGGATTGCACTCGTGCTGTTCGCCGCGGTGTGCTGGAGCCTGTGCAACCTGCTGGTGAAACGCCATCGGCCCGCCGACATGCTGGCGTTTGTTGCGTGGTCGAGCGTGTTCTCCGCACCCGCCCTGCTGGTACTTGCCTGGTGGTCGCAGGGTTCCGCGCCATTCGTCGCGCTCGGCGATCGCCTGGACGGCCGCGCGATCTTCTCGGTGCTGTTCCAGGCGTGGGTCACGACGTTGTTCGGCTACTGGGTCTGGAACACGCTGATGAAGCGCTATCCGGCGGCCACGGTGGCGCCGTTGTCGTTGCTCGTGCCCGTCTCGGGGCTGGTGACGTCGTGGTGGGTGTTCGACGAGCATCTTTCGCCTGCAACGTGGTGCGCCGTCGGCGTGGTGTTGGTCGGCATCGCGCTGTTCCTGCTGGCGGGACGCCTCCGGCAGCCTGCATGA
- a CDS encoding putative bifunctional diguanylate cyclase/phosphodiesterase has protein sequence MGFRFRLASFFVITLVVVQGLTAVLVYRVTRSELIGEGQRQLDVAAGAFARQLDDLSGRVASSVQVLALDFALRSAIAQRDNATVLSALRNHGRRVGATRMLLLDVDGRVEDDTAGKIAAGARFPFTDLVARAPEQPASAIAAWDGRAYWVVVVPVSAPDLIGFIAAAIPVDDSLLTRLQRQSALPKRIELASPAPGGGWRVLARGAADGDANAGQGVFLSPVLGGQRATLPTRPEVVDVDGREYVAQAVWLSHSKQSAPVAAVLGYSVDAALQPYRSVGAAWAGLLGFGLLVGLFGAWLIARGVSRPVEALADAARRVAAGDDTLPPMQERRDEIGQLAGAFAHMVHAVREREAHIRHQAGHDLVTGLPNRVAAEAAIQRTLDAGAGARSALLMIGLARLPEIINTMGHVVSDRLMRDAAARLLPNAGEGLVARATDSEFSVFLPAATRGEAARIALRFVEVLSEPYREAEFTLDLAPAVGIALSPMHGAEAITLLRRAEVALLAALGSEEPVAVYDPATDPHRPARLSLMGDLRHALEKQGDDTGLALVYQPKLHLPSGRIDGAEGLLRWRHPVAGPLAPEAFIALAEETGNIRRLTRWVLAAGIEQAGRWQSQGRDLRLALNVSARDLDDVDLPRRVAGLLSAHGVSPQRIVLEITESAIMGKPDTAIAVLRRLADQGIELAIDDFGVGQSSFAYLRKLPVRELKIDRTFIAHLGQSPEDRAIVRSIIDLGHHLGYRVTAEGVEDPRALDALRDLGCDHAQGYFVARPLAEDAFDAFVAKQRAALTDVEA, from the coding sequence ATGGGCTTCCGCTTCCGCCTCGCGTCCTTCTTCGTCATCACCCTGGTGGTGGTGCAGGGACTCACGGCGGTGCTGGTGTATCGCGTCACGCGCAGCGAGCTGATCGGCGAAGGGCAGCGGCAGCTCGATGTCGCGGCGGGGGCGTTCGCACGACAGCTCGATGACCTGTCGGGGCGCGTTGCGTCGAGCGTGCAGGTGCTCGCGCTGGACTTCGCGCTGCGTTCGGCGATCGCGCAACGCGACAACGCCACCGTGCTCTCCGCCCTGCGCAACCACGGACGGCGCGTCGGCGCGACGCGCATGCTGCTGCTCGATGTCGACGGGCGCGTGGAAGACGACACCGCCGGGAAGATCGCGGCCGGCGCGCGTTTCCCGTTCACCGATCTCGTCGCGCGCGCGCCGGAGCAGCCCGCGTCCGCCATCGCCGCGTGGGACGGGCGCGCGTACTGGGTGGTCGTGGTGCCGGTGTCGGCGCCGGACCTGATCGGGTTCATCGCGGCGGCGATCCCGGTCGATGATTCGTTGCTCACGCGGTTGCAGCGGCAATCGGCGTTGCCGAAACGCATCGAACTCGCCTCGCCCGCGCCGGGCGGCGGGTGGCGCGTGCTGGCGCGCGGCGCCGCCGATGGCGATGCGAACGCGGGGCAGGGCGTGTTCCTGTCGCCGGTCTTGGGCGGGCAACGCGCGACGTTGCCGACGCGCCCGGAAGTCGTCGACGTCGACGGCCGCGAATACGTGGCGCAGGCCGTGTGGTTGTCGCATTCGAAACAGAGCGCGCCCGTCGCGGCGGTGCTGGGCTATTCCGTCGACGCGGCGCTGCAGCCGTATCGTTCGGTCGGTGCGGCGTGGGCAGGGTTGCTCGGGTTCGGGTTGCTGGTCGGATTGTTTGGCGCGTGGCTGATCGCGCGCGGCGTGTCGCGCCCGGTGGAAGCGCTCGCCGATGCCGCGCGCCGCGTGGCCGCCGGCGACGACACCTTGCCGCCGATGCAGGAACGCCGCGACGAAATCGGCCAGCTCGCCGGTGCGTTCGCCCACATGGTGCACGCGGTGCGCGAACGCGAAGCGCACATCCGCCACCAGGCCGGGCACGACCTGGTCACCGGCTTGCCGAACCGCGTGGCCGCCGAAGCCGCCATCCAGCGCACGCTCGATGCCGGCGCCGGTGCGCGTTCGGCGCTGCTGATGATCGGCCTCGCACGCCTGCCGGAGATCATCAACACGATGGGGCACGTCGTCAGCGACCGCCTGATGCGCGATGCGGCCGCACGGTTGTTGCCGAACGCGGGCGAGGGCCTCGTCGCGCGCGCGACCGACAGCGAGTTCTCGGTGTTCCTGCCCGCGGCCACGCGCGGCGAAGCGGCGCGCATCGCGCTGCGGTTCGTCGAAGTGTTGTCCGAGCCCTATCGCGAAGCGGAATTCACGCTCGACCTCGCGCCCGCGGTCGGCATCGCGCTGTCGCCGATGCATGGCGCCGAAGCGATCACCTTGCTGCGGCGCGCGGAAGTCGCGTTGCTCGCGGCGCTGGGCAGCGAAGAGCCCGTCGCGGTCTACGATCCGGCGACCGACCCGCATCGCCCTGCACGCCTGTCGCTGATGGGCGACCTGCGCCATGCGCTCGAAAAACAGGGCGACGACACGGGCCTGGCACTCGTGTACCAACCGAAACTGCACCTGCCGAGCGGCCGCATCGACGGCGCCGAAGGCCTGTTGCGCTGGCGCCATCCGGTCGCAGGCCCGCTGGCGCCCGAAGCGTTCATCGCGCTCGCCGAGGAAACCGGCAACATCCGCCGCCTCACGCGCTGGGTTCTGGCGGCGGGCATCGAACAGGCGGGACGCTGGCAATCGCAGGGCCGCGACCTGCGCCTGGCGCTGAACGTGTCCGCGCGCGATCTCGACGACGTCGACCTGCCGCGCCGCGTCGCCGGGCTGTTGTCGGCGCATGGCGTGTCGCCGCAGCGCATCGTGCTGGAGATCACCGAGAGCGCGATCATGGGCAAGCCCGACACCGCGATCGCGGTGCTGCGCCGCCTCGCCGACCAGGGCATCGAATTGGCGATCGACGACTTCGGCGTCGGCCAGTCGTCGTTCGCGTACCTGCGCAAGCTGCCGGTGCGCGAACTGAAGATCGACCGCACCTTCATCGCGCACCTGGGCCAGTCGCCGGAAGACCGCGCGATCGTGCGTTCGATCATCGACCTCGGCCATCACCTCGGGTATCGCGTGACAGCCGAGGGCGTGGAGGATCCGCGCGCGCTCGATGCGCTGCGCGACCTCGGCTGCGATCACGCGCAGGGCTACTTCGTCGCGCGGCCGCTGGCGGAGGATGCATTCGATGCGTTCGTCGCGAAGCAACGTGCGGCATTGACGGACGTGGAGGCCTGA
- a CDS encoding 5'-nucleotidase translates to MGDVVHPPLTVAITSRALFNLEHSHDLYEREGVDAYQAHQRENEDAPLAPGIAFPLVRKLLALNAGTPEDTPRVEVILLSRNSSDTGLRIFNSIHHHKLAISRATFTSGAPTWPYIRPFGAHLFLSANPESVRRALEHGVAAATILPAHAPAQQHDQLRIAFDGDAVIFGDEGERLSQEQGLAAFHDHETANAREPLSGGPFRGFLDALHRLQAAFPVGEDAPIRTALVTARSAPAHERVIRTLREWDVRLDEALFLGGRPKGPFLETFGADIFFDDSSHNIDSARKHIVAAGHVPHGVSNES, encoded by the coding sequence ATGGGGGACGTCGTCCATCCGCCGCTGACCGTCGCGATCACCTCGCGCGCGCTGTTCAACCTCGAGCACAGCCACGACCTGTACGAGCGCGAAGGCGTGGACGCCTACCAGGCGCACCAGCGCGAGAACGAAGACGCACCGCTCGCGCCCGGCATCGCCTTCCCGCTGGTGCGCAAGCTGCTGGCGCTCAACGCAGGCACCCCGGAAGACACGCCGCGCGTCGAGGTGATCCTGCTCTCGCGCAATTCGTCCGATACCGGCCTGCGCATCTTCAATTCGATCCACCACCACAAGCTCGCGATCTCGCGCGCGACCTTCACTTCCGGCGCGCCGACGTGGCCGTACATCCGCCCGTTCGGCGCGCACCTGTTCCTGTCGGCCAATCCCGAATCCGTGCGCCGCGCGCTCGAACACGGCGTGGCCGCCGCGACGATCCTGCCCGCGCACGCACCGGCGCAGCAGCACGACCAGTTGCGCATCGCCTTCGACGGCGACGCGGTGATCTTCGGCGACGAAGGCGAGCGCCTGTCGCAGGAACAAGGCCTGGCGGCCTTCCACGACCACGAAACCGCGAACGCGCGCGAGCCCCTGTCGGGCGGCCCGTTCCGCGGGTTCCTGGATGCGCTGCATCGCTTGCAGGCCGCGTTCCCCGTCGGCGAGGACGCGCCGATCCGCACCGCGCTGGTCACCGCGCGCAGCGCCCCGGCGCACGAACGCGTGATCCGCACGCTGCGCGAGTGGGACGTGCGGCTGGACGAAGCGCTGTTCCTCGGCGGGCGGCCGAAGGGTCCGTTCCTCGAGACCTTCGGCGCCGACATCTTCTTCGACGACTCCTCGCACAACATCGACTCGGCGCGGAAGCACATCGTGGCGGCGGGGCACGTGCCGCACGGCGTGTCGAACGAATCCTGA